The following coding sequences lie in one Girardinichthys multiradiatus isolate DD_20200921_A chromosome 13, DD_fGirMul_XY1, whole genome shotgun sequence genomic window:
- the satb1a gene encoding DNA-binding protein SATB1a produces MDPPCDGIGKTESNDPSENPRPPPAKIARLEQNKMGPSTPERARQGSPVPKSPCPTQKPTTASWHSKGTLLPVFCVVEHQESSLEVEGRDEHAEFVLVKRDLLFNQLTEMALLTLGYSHSSAAQAKGLIQVGRWNPVPLSSVTDTPDATVADMLHDVHHVVTLKIQLNSCPKLEDLPAEQWSISNVRNALKELLKDMNQSSLAKECPLSQGMISSVVNSTYYANVSAAKCHEFGRWYKHFKRSKCHKELDSFSEQSADITHTQQPIQGNSVDQNSNLLFPHGAVANICGRPSLGLCPPGLVPQPLSSQMVNQQLMMTQFLNQQYAVTRMLAGQALSSSPQQYLNHPPVGRPPAKAFSMAPDSQASQQAHCGPVGCPASMAQNQSGATASSVAPTDVPSDIYHSVREELRRAGISQAIFARVAFNRTQGLLSEILRKEEDLKHASQSLLVNLRAMNSFLQLPEAERERMYQEEKERSMTGFPPSCNNTPPRSTQARLSPVTADRGLRTDSCVLNVNASIYEEIQHEMKRAKVSQALFAKVSVSKSQGWLCELLRWKEDPCPENRTLWENLCMIRRFLSLSQIERDAIYEQESGSVTSQYCADRFTVLNNDSVLHQRNLMMSQQHHLQPHHPLQPEPGLDLSPPQPCTASPAESEAGGAWGRFRANLQSRPCWDDERGDSPEWVDGEKENANNLFVEWGITGRAGFIGRESDVQKRDGNIELRGQDDISQNSQCENVRNNVFVNRSTVKIENNSRVGVCSETDNQTIAKQDVQGDRLKLSNDALGILQSFIRDVGLYPDEEAIHTLSVQLGLPKDTIQGFFSSQDLEQSQDNSQSAMHRHDNQQVCSNPDLYEPDLTTQDPEVTVKAEQKETRVEKIVRDTTIEVPISMESDVATQTLPPIKEEQDSYI; encoded by the exons ATGGATCCACCGTGTGATGGAATTGGGAAAACCGAGTCCAATGACCCATCTGAAAACCCTCGGCCCCCTCCAGCAAAGATAGCtcgactggagcaaaacaagaTGGGACCCTCAACCCCAGAAAGGGCGAGACAAGGGAGTCCTGTGCCCAAAAGTCCCTGCCCAACCCAGAAACCTACTACAGCAAGCTGGCATTCCAAAG GAACCCTGCTGCCTGTGTTCTGTGTGGTAGAGCATCAGGAAAGTTCTTTGGAAGTAGAGGGAAGAGATGAGCATGCTGAGTTTGTGTTGGTCAAACGAGATCTGCTGTTTAATCAACTGACAGAAATGGCCCTGCTGACGCTGGGATACTCCCACAGCTCTGCAGCCCAGGCTAAAG GCCTGATCCAGGTCGGCAGGTGGAACCCAGTGCCTCTGTCCTCTGTGACGGATACTCCTGATGCTACAGTGGCTGATATGCTGCATGATGTTCACCATGTTGTCACACTGAAGATACAGCTTAACAG ttgtccCAAATTGGAAGACTTGCCAGCTGAGCAGTGGAGTATCTCCAATGTGAGAAATGCTCTGAAAGAGCTTCTTAAGGACATGAATCAGAGTTCCCTGGCCAAAGAGTGTCCTCTTTCCCAG GGAATGATTTCATCGGTTGTAAATAGCACTTACTATGCAAATGTCTCGGCTGCCAAGTGTCATGAGTTTGGTCGATGGTACAAGCACTTCAAAAGGTCCAAATGCCACAAAG AATTAGACAGCTTTTCTGAGCAGTCCGCAGACATTACCCACACCCAGCAACCAATCCAAGGCAACTCAGTGGATCAGAACTCAAACCTTCTTTTCCCTCATGGAGCAGTTGCCAACATCTGTGGTCGGCCATCGCTTGGTCTTTGCCCTCCTGGGTTGGTCCCCCAGCCTCTCAGCTCTCAAATGGTGAACCAGCAGCTGATGATGACCCAGTTTCTTAACCAGCAGTATGCCGTTACTCGCATGCTAGCTGGCCAGGCTCTCTCCTCTTCACCACAGCAGTATCTCAACCACCCCCCTGTGGGAAGGCCTCCTGCCAAGGCCTTTTCTATGGCTCCTGATTCTCAAGCATCACAGCAGGCACACTGTGGTCCGGTGGGATGTCCAGCATCAATGGCACAAAATCAAAGTGGGGCTACAGCATCTTCAGTCGCACCGACAGACGTACCGAGTGACATCTACCACAGTGTACGAGAGGAGCTGAGAAGAGCGGGCATCTCCCAAGCCATCTTTGCCCGAGTGGCTTTTAACAGAACCCAG GGTTTACTCTCAGAGATCCTGCGGAAGGAGGAGGATCTAAAACATGCCTCCCAGTCTCTGCTGGTCAACCTACGGGCCATGAACAGTTTTCTGCAGCTTCCCGAGGCTGAGAGAGAGCGCATGTAccaggaggagaaggagaggaGCATGACCGGCTTCCCACCCAGCTGTAACAACACACCCCCAAGATCCACGCAG GCGAGGCTATCACCAGTTACAGCTGACAGAGGCTTGAGGACTGACAGTTGTGTCCTTAATGTCAATGCCTCTATTTATGAGGAAATCCAGCACGAGATGAAGAGGGCCAAAGTGTCCCAAGCTCTTTTTGCAAAGGTTTCCGTCTCCAAAAGTCAG GGCtggctgtgtgagcttctgcgGTGGAAGGAAGATCCGTGCCCAGAGAACCGCACGTTGTGGGAGAACCTGTGCATGATCCGTCGATTCCTCAGCCTGTCCCAGATTGAGCGGGATGCCATCTATGAGCAGGAGAGTGGCAGTGTGACTTCACAGTACTGTGCTGACAGGTTCACAGTACTCAACAATGACAGCGTACTG CACCAACGCAACTTAATGATGTCTCAGCAACACCATCTTCAACCCCATCACCCGCTTCAGCCTGAGCCAGGGCTTGACCTATCTCCACCCCAACCATGCACTGCATCACCTGCTGAGTCTGAGGCTGGGGGTGCCTGGGGGCGCTTCAGAGCAAATTTGCAGAGCAGACCCTGCTGGGATGATGAAAGGGGAGACAGTCCGGAATGGGTTGATGGGGAAAAAGAAAACGCTAATAATCTATTTGTAGAATGGGGTATTACTGGAAGAGCGGGGTTCATTGGTAGAGAAAGTGATGTTCAAAAAAGGGATGGGAACATAGAGCTGAGAGGCCAAGATGACATCAGTCAAAACAgccaatgtgaaaatgtaaggAATAACGTGTTTGTGAATAGGTCTACTGTCAAGATTGAGAACAACAGCAGAGTTGGGGTTTGTTCAGAGACAGATAATCAAACAATAGCTAAACAAGACGTCCAAGGTGATAGGTTAAAGCTGTCTAATGATGCTCTGGGAATCCTGCAGAGCTTTATCCGGGATGTTGGCCTCTACCCGGACGAGGAGGCGATCCACACACTCTCTGTCCAGCTGGGTTTACCCAAAGACACAATCCAGGGCTTCTTCAGCAGCCAGGACTTAGAGCAAAGCCAAGACAACAGCCAGAGTGCAATGCACAGGCATGACAACCAGCAAGTCTGTTCAAATCCAGACCTCTACGAGCCAGATTTAACCACACAGGATCCTGAGGTCACTGTAAAGgcagaacagaaagaaactagGGTGGAGAAAATTGTTAGAGACACAACAATTGAGGTTCCTATTTCAATGGAATCAGATGTTGCCACGCAAACCCTTCCCCCAATTAAAGAGGAGCAGGACAGTTACATCTAA